One segment of Methanolinea mesophila DNA contains the following:
- a CDS encoding flavodoxin domain-containing protein: protein MKKIVLVCYASRYGSTGEIAEVIAEQLETMEVSTEVARVEDVKSPAGFDAVVLGSPLYMGKMLPEAREFVHKFRGPLSGMPLYVFVAGYTFRERLEEYLRSGEDAIDAIRLYVTPLGTGYFAGRVDPDRVSGPDREILIMGGVHPGDFREWDRIKKWAVQIGEKILEM, encoded by the coding sequence ATGAAGAAGATAGTGCTGGTCTGCTATGCCAGCCGTTACGGTTCAACCGGTGAGATCGCGGAAGTTATCGCCGAACAACTGGAAACGATGGAGGTCTCCACAGAGGTCGCCAGGGTCGAGGATGTGAAAAGTCCTGCGGGATTTGATGCCGTGGTCCTGGGAAGTCCCCTGTATATGGGAAAAATGCTGCCGGAAGCGCGTGAATTCGTGCACAAATTCCGGGGTCCGCTTTCGGGCATGCCACTCTACGTGTTCGTCGCCGGATATACATTCCGGGAACGGCTCGAGGAATACCTCCGAAGCGGGGAGGACGCAATCGATGCGATAAGGCTGTACGTCACCCCATTGGGTACCGGCTATTTTGCGGGACGGGTGGATCCCGACCGGGTGAGCGGGCCGGACCGGGAGATTCTTATCATGGGTGGTGTGCATCCAGGCGATTTCAGGGAATGGGACAGGATAAAGAAATGGGCAGTCCAGATAGGGGAAAAGATCCTCGAAATGTAA
- a CDS encoding GTP-binding protein has product MAGGKLKIVVFGSFNAGKSTFIQSIDSNSRHIEAQGGEGSTTVAFDFGRITLHNMQIFLFGTPGQERFEFVREIIMRGMDAAILVIDCTCQVDEFTRKLYEYLSGKNIPLAVMLNKCDMVEACPSMVRKTLNTTQTFDISSRDGESARQALSTFVDGLVGDL; this is encoded by the coding sequence ATGGCAGGCGGGAAGCTGAAAATTGTGGTCTTTGGATCGTTTAATGCCGGAAAATCAACATTTATCCAGTCTATTGACTCGAATTCCCGCCATATCGAGGCGCAGGGGGGTGAAGGGAGCACCACGGTAGCGTTCGATTTCGGCAGAATAACCCTGCACAACATGCAGATATTCCTCTTTGGGACCCCCGGGCAGGAACGGTTCGAATTCGTGCGGGAGATCATCATGAGGGGAATGGATGCGGCGATTCTTGTGATCGACTGCACCTGTCAGGTCGATGAGTTCACCCGAAAACTCTACGAGTATCTTTCCGGAAAGAACATCCCCCTCGCGGTGATGCTCAACAAGTGCGACATGGTCGAAGCGTGCCCCTCAATGGTGAGAAAAACCCTCAATACGACGCAGACCTTCGATATATCTTCACGAGACGGGGAAAGCGCCCGGCAGGCACTTTCTACGTTTGTCGACGGACTGGTGGGGGACCTCTGA